The genomic DNA AAATGCTGTAAAAAAAGATACTTAATAAATTAAGGCTGAACAGGAATTCAAATTTTTTATTTTTCAAGTTAATAAAATCTGAGAATCTGTGGCAAAACTATTTAATTATTTCGTTTGACAGAATTATAGGTTATTTATATAAAATGATTAGTTTTATTTATTTTACTAATTTAGATATTGCTTTAAAAATTTCGTTTCCTGAGAATCTACAAAGTTCAAATAAAATTGATTCGTATGTAGATATTATTGCACCTTCTTTTCTCATTCTATTAATTGCAATATTTTTATTATTCAATGTTCTTGATGAAATACAATCTTCAATAATAACAGGAATAAATCCTTTTTCTATCAAATCTATTGTTGTTTGTAGTACACATACATGACTTTCAATACCTGCAATAATAACGTTCTTCCTTTTGTTAAAAGTATTAAGTTTTGTCATAAATTTTTCATCATCACAACAACTAAATGATATTTTTTCGTAATGTTTATATTCTCCTATTGTTGTTTTCAAAGCTTCAATTGTATCTCCTAAACCTTTGGTATATTGTTGAGTTACTAATATTGGTATTTGTAGTATTTTTAATCCTTCGATTAAAATATTTGTGTTTTTTGTAAGAAGTTCATTATCATAAATAAAAGGATAAAGTTTTTCCTGCATATCAATGATCAATCCAAGGCTTTCATTTTTTAGTATTCTCATAATTAAAAATTTAAAGATATGATATTAAATTTCCTTTCAACAAATTTGACAGATGGGTGTTAAATATGTTTGTTGAATTTTATAAAATCTGTCATGTCTTACGGACTATGACAGGTTTATATTAAAAAAAAACAAATTAAAACTTTTCCCAGTGAACTATTTCATCAAAAGATTTTCTTAATTTATCATGACGATTTACGTCAACTTTATCAGCCGGATAACCTAATGGTAACATAGCAATAGCTTCAATACCATCAGGAAGATTAAGAATTTCGGCTGCTTTCATTACATCAAATTTACAAATCCAGCATGTTGCAAGGTCAATATCAGTCGCTGCAAGAGTCATATGGTCAATAGCAATACTAATATCAATATCACAGTGATCTTTACCGTCTGCTCTTCGCCAGCTTTTACTATGGTCACCACAAATTGCAATAATAACAGGGGCTTCTTTTAACCATGGACGCTTGTAACATTCGCATATTTTTTCAAGATTTTCTTTTTTACTTATTACAATAAAATGCCATGGCTGACTATTTTTTGCAGATGGTGCAATGCGTCCTGCTTCAAGTACCTGTTTAATTTTTTCTTCTTCCACATTTTTATTCAAATAGTTACGTGAAGAATATCTTCTTTTTGCTAATTCAATAAAAGACATAATGTTAAATATTTATGTTAATAATTTATTTTATAAATATATAAAAATATAATATTCTTTTTCTTTATTGTATAGTTAAGATAAATATATTATAGTGTTTTATTCTACTAAAAAAAGTTTATGAAAATATAATTTTAATTATTAACTTGACATAAGTTTATAATAATATATATACTTAACGCAGCACAAGGCTGCAAACGAAAATATTTGGAATAAATAATTATTTATGTTAAACGATAAAAGTAGGCAATTGACAGTATGCAATTGGCAAAAATTTATTATACTTCGACTTTGCTCAGCATATACTTTGCCTATTGTCAATTGTATACTGTCAACTTGCTGACAGTAAAATACATAAATCTCGTTTTAATAAAAAAGTTTGTTAAAAAAACAAGTTTTTACAGAGTAATAATTTAAATCAATTAATCCTATGAGAATAATAATATTAAATATTTTATTTGTTTTATTTTTTTCATTTTATTCAATTAGTCAGGAAATTGGGCGTCCGTTTATTAAAAATTATTCTCCAAATGATTATAATGGTAAAACACAAATTTGGGATATAGTACAAGATAACAGGGGTGTAATGTATTTTGGAACAAATAATTGTATCCTTGAATTTGACGGTAATACATGGAGAAAAATATTTCTTCCCGGAAAAAATACTACTGTGCGCTCAATGGATATTGACAGTATGGGAACAATTTATGTTGGCTCAATTGGAGAGTTTGGATATCTTGAACCTGATATAACAGGTAATTTAATGTATATTTCTTTAAGTCAACAATTAGATTCAATAGATAGAAATTTCAGTGATGTATGGAATACTGTTGTTTTGAAAAACGGAGTGTATTTTAATACTATAAAAGCACTTTACAGATTTGATGGCTTGAAAATAAAAGATAATATTCAGCAAGCACAAATAAAAATCTGGTATCCTAAGGAAACATTTTTTGTAATGAATAAAGTAAATGACGAAATACGTATTGTTGAGATGGGGAAAGGCTTATTTACAATTCAGAATGATTCATTGTTACCGGTTTATGGAAATGAAAATTTAACTGATAAGTTTATATGGTTAGTTTTGCCATATGAAAAGGACAAATATTTAATAGGAACTGAAAACGAAGGTTTAATTATCTTTAATCCGTATGCTTCGGATAAAAATAATATTGTTTCAAAAAGTCCGTATTTTATAAAAAAATATATTGAAAAAACAGATAAGTTTCTATCTGAAAATCAATTATATCATGGTGCTTTATTAAATGATTCTACTTATGCTTTTGCAACAATACGAAGCGGAATTGTTATTGTAAATAATAAAGGAAAAATTATTCAACATATTAACAAAAAAAATGGTTTACCGAGTCAAACAGTTCATCATTTATTCAAAGATAAAAAAGGTGGATTATGGGCAGCTTTAGCATATGGAATCTCACATATTGAAACAAATTCTCCTATAACTATCTGGGATGAAAATTCAGGTTTGGTTGGAAGTATTTATGATGTTATAAGAAATAATAAAACTATTTATACCAATACAAATTTAGGTTTATTTTATCTTGAAAACAATAAATTTAATCCTGTTAATGAACTTACAGGTCGTAATGCTATTCAATGTTTTGGTTCAGTGAATTTTGAATTGCCAGATACTAACGAACAATTATTACTTGTATCAGCAAATTTGGGAGTATGGGAAGTTCGTAAGCATAAAGCAAAACGAATATGTAATTTAACTTCCTATGAATTATTTCAATCAATTACCGATCCGTACAAAGTTTGGCTACACAATGAATATCATCTTTATTATTTAGAATATAAAAACAAAAAATGGCAGAAGAGCGATACTATTGCAAGTTTTAGTTCTTATCCCGAAAGTATTTGCGAAGATATTAATGGTAATATATGGTTGTTAGTAGATGAAAAGCCTGTTTGTGTAAAAAATATTAATTTTACTGATAATACTAAAAAGATTATTAATTATGATGATTTATCAGATATTTCGGAAGTAAATTTTTATAGTATTCAGAATTTTGAAAATAAAATATTATTTACAACCAATAAGGGATTATACTATTTTGATTTTAATAATAAATTTATTAAAGATACCGTAATACTTGATAATTTATTTTATAGTAGTAATAATGAAGAAATATATCAATTTAGTAAAATTGGCAACAACCGTTATTTATTACAAACAAGAATTGACGAAAAGGAAAAAATTAAATTGGTATATTATAATAAAAACCAAATAATTACAGATTCAATACGGTTTAAACGAATTCCAAATTTTGACTTTTTTTATACAGATGGAGATAGTATTATGTGGGTTGTTTCATCAAAAGCATTGTACCAATTCGATTTAAAAATAAATAAAAATTATGATATAAAAACATTTGCTCTGAACAGAAAAGTTACAATTAATTCTGATTCAACAATATTTAGCGGAACATTTTATAAAAAAGTTAATAACAGGAAATTAGTTGATTATAAACAACTTCCCGAATTAATACCTGTTATTGATTATAAGTTTAACGATATAACATTTGAATACTCTCTTCCTGATTTTGATAATGAAAATAATAATGAATTTTGCTATTTTTTAGATAATGGCAATAAAAATAATAAATGGTCAAACTGGAGCAAAGAAACAAAAAAAGAATATACAAATCTTTTTGAAGGAAATTATACATTCAAAGTCAAATCAAGAAATATATATGGTATCGAAAGTGAAATGTCAGAATATAGTTTTAAGATACATCCACCATGGTACCGAACAATTCTTGTTTACATTATTTATATTATTCTTTTTATTGCATTTGTTTGGGCGATAGTGAAGCTTAATACCATGAGACTGATAAAAGATAAAGAAAGATTAGAAGGTATTGTTCTGGAAAGAACGGCTGAAATTATGCAACAAAAGGAAGAAATACATACACAAGCTGAACATCTGAAAGATGCAAATAAACAAATATCAGCAAAAAATGAAGTATTAAAAGAGCAAAAAGAAGAAATTGAAGTACAGGCTGATAATCTTAAAGAAGCAAATAGTTTACTGATAGGAAAAAATAATGAAATTGAAAATATTGCAAAAAAATTGCGTATAACAAATAAAAAAATTACTGATAGTATAGAATATGCAAAACAAATTCAAAAAGCAATTTTACCTTCCGATAAGCAAATAAGTAATATATTAAATGAATATTTTATACTATTTAAACCTAAAGATATTGTTAGTGGTGATTTTTACTGGATAAAAAAAATAAAGGATTTTATTATTATTGTTGTTGCAGATTGTACAGGACACGGTGTTCCCGGTGCATTTATGAGTATGCTTGGTATTGCATTTTTAAATGAAATCGTTAGTAAAAGCGAAATTACCCAAACAAATCAAGTATTAGATGAGATTAGGGAACAGGTAAAAAAATCATTAAATCAGAAAGGAGAAATACACGAATCTCATGACGGAATGGATATGGCTATATGTGCTGTTAATTCAAAGACTATGATTATGGAATATGCAGGAGCTAATAATCCAATGTATATTATCAGAAAAAATGAAGGAAAACCTGAATTGATACAATTAGAACCCGATATAATGCCTATTGGAATTTATTTAAAAGAAAAACCTTTCAGAAACAAAACAATTCAACTTGAAAAAGACGATATATTATATTTTTATACAGATGGTTATATTGACCAGTTTTCGGGGAAAAATGAAAATAAATTTTTAAAAAGCCGATTTGATAAATTATTATTGAAAATTTTTAATAAACCAATGGCTGAACAAAAAGAAATTCTAGATAAAACTATAAGAAACTGGAAAGGCAATTCAGAACAAATTGATGATATAACTGTAATGGGAGTTAAAATTTGATATAAGAATTAT from Bacteroidales bacterium includes the following:
- a CDS encoding hydrolase; translation: MRILKNESLGLIIDMQEKLYPFIYDNELLTKNTNILIEGLKILQIPILVTQQYTKGLGDTIEALKTTIGEYKHYEKISFSCCDDEKFMTKLNTFNKRKNVIIAGIESHVCVLQTTIDLIEKGFIPVIIEDCISSRTLNNKNIAINRMRKEGAIISTYESILFELCRFSGNEIFKAISKLVK
- a CDS encoding nitroreductase family protein — translated: MSFIELAKRRYSSRNYLNKNVEEEKIKQVLEAGRIAPSAKNSQPWHFIVISKKENLEKICECYKRPWLKEAPVIIAICGDHSKSWRRADGKDHCDIDISIAIDHMTLAATDIDLATCWICKFDVMKAAEILNLPDGIEAIAMLPLGYPADKVDVNRHDKLRKSFDEIVHWEKF
- a CDS encoding SpoIIE family protein phosphatase, which gives rise to MRIIILNILFVLFFSFYSISQEIGRPFIKNYSPNDYNGKTQIWDIVQDNRGVMYFGTNNCILEFDGNTWRKIFLPGKNTTVRSMDIDSMGTIYVGSIGEFGYLEPDITGNLMYISLSQQLDSIDRNFSDVWNTVVLKNGVYFNTIKALYRFDGLKIKDNIQQAQIKIWYPKETFFVMNKVNDEIRIVEMGKGLFTIQNDSLLPVYGNENLTDKFIWLVLPYEKDKYLIGTENEGLIIFNPYASDKNNIVSKSPYFIKKYIEKTDKFLSENQLYHGALLNDSTYAFATIRSGIVIVNNKGKIIQHINKKNGLPSQTVHHLFKDKKGGLWAALAYGISHIETNSPITIWDENSGLVGSIYDVIRNNKTIYTNTNLGLFYLENNKFNPVNELTGRNAIQCFGSVNFELPDTNEQLLLVSANLGVWEVRKHKAKRICNLTSYELFQSITDPYKVWLHNEYHLYYLEYKNKKWQKSDTIASFSSYPESICEDINGNIWLLVDEKPVCVKNINFTDNTKKIINYDDLSDISEVNFYSIQNFENKILFTTNKGLYYFDFNNKFIKDTVILDNLFYSSNNEEIYQFSKIGNNRYLLQTRIDEKEKIKLVYYNKNQIITDSIRFKRIPNFDFFYTDGDSIMWVVSSKALYQFDLKINKNYDIKTFALNRKVTINSDSTIFSGTFYKKVNNRKLVDYKQLPELIPVIDYKFNDITFEYSLPDFDNENNNEFCYFLDNGNKNNKWSNWSKETKKEYTNLFEGNYTFKVKSRNIYGIESEMSEYSFKIHPPWYRTILVYIIYIILFIAFVWAIVKLNTMRLIKDKERLEGIVLERTAEIMQQKEEIHTQAEHLKDANKQISAKNEVLKEQKEEIEVQADNLKEANSLLIGKNNEIENIAKKLRITNKKITDSIEYAKQIQKAILPSDKQISNILNEYFILFKPKDIVSGDFYWIKKIKDFIIIVVADCTGHGVPGAFMSMLGIAFLNEIVSKSEITQTNQVLDEIREQVKKSLNQKGEIHESHDGMDMAICAVNSKTMIMEYAGANNPMYIIRKNEGKPELIQLEPDIMPIGIYLKEKPFRNKTIQLEKDDILYFYTDGYIDQFSGKNENKFLKSRFDKLLLKIFNKPMAEQKEILDKTIRNWKGNSEQIDDITVMGVKI